A single Triticum dicoccoides isolate Atlit2015 ecotype Zavitan chromosome 2A, WEW_v2.0, whole genome shotgun sequence DNA region contains:
- the LOC119354023 gene encoding GDSL esterase/lipase At4g10955-like encodes MADMGVRDNLPCSTSWRELTHTSWRDDDYRRMVMASLIEAVYLLELERQERRDAAEVAQQWWKPFSYRLAHELVDERDGSVFGAIFEWEDRHLLDRRGEEERPTGAPSAVIAFRGTLLRAPTIRRDVEDELRLLACNSLRGSARLHGALQALRATIDRFGSENVCLCGHSLGAGFARQVGRMLMASRQQQPPQPQQQNPAAALEFHLFNAPYLSLPTGVRRVVRTADCLLKTIRTGVAAVGRWHGKALKNVAYANCVLGYTRLDSDGRRLFE; translated from the exons ATGGCGGACATGGGGGTGCGTGACAACTTGCCCTGCTCCACTTCCTGGAGAGAGCTCACACACACCAGCTG GAGGGATGACGATTACAGGAGGATGGTGATGGCGAGCCTGATCGAGGCGGTGTACCTGCTGGAGCTGGagaggcaggagcggcgggacgcggCGGAGGTGGCGCAGCAGTGGTGGAAGCCCTTCAGCTACCGCCTCGCGCACGAGCTGGTGGACGAGCGCGACGGCTCCGTCTTCGGCGCCATCTTCGAGTGGGAGGACCGCCACCTGCTCGACCGCCGCGGGGAGGAGGAGAGGCCCACCGGCGCGCCCAGCGCGGTGATCGCGTTCCGGGGCACGCTGCTGCGCGCGCCCACCATCCGGCGGGACGTGGAGGACGAGCTGCGCCTGCTGGCCTGCAACAGCCTCCGCGGCTCCGCCAGGCTCCACGGAGCGCTGCAGGCGCTCAGGGCCACCATCGACAGGTTCGGCTCCGAGAACGTGTGCCTCTGCGGCCACTCCCTCGGCGCCGGCTTCGCGCGCCAGGTCGGCAGGATGCTCATGGCGTCGCGCCAGCAGCAGCCGCCGCAGCCGCAGCAACAGAACCCCGCCGCGGCGCTCGAGTTCCACCTCTTCAACGCGCCCTACCTGTCGCTGCCCACGGGCGTGCGGAGGGTGGTGAGGACGGCCGACTGCCTGCTCAAGACGATccgcaccggcgtcgccgccgtcgGCAGGTGGCACGGCAAGGCGCTCAAGAACGTCGCCTACGCCAACTGCGTGCTCGGCTACACGCGCCTCGACAGCGACGGCAGGAGGTTGTTCGAGTGA